The Triticum dicoccoides isolate Atlit2015 ecotype Zavitan unplaced genomic scaffold, WEW_v2.0 scaffold126561, whole genome shotgun sequence genomic interval CATTTAGTTGCTGTTTTACATACTCAGGTCTGCGTCTGTCATTGTGCAATCACCGCGTGATCATCGTCGTATTCTTGCTCTGAAGAACTACATCAAGAGAGCCAATTTATTGCGGCTGGTGAAGAGGGAAAGACTGGTTGAGCAGCGGGAAGATCGTGTCGAAAGGCATGATCAAAGAGTTGAAAAGCGGGAAATTCGTGCTGATGAGAAAGAGTTGATGAATCACACCATTGCCAACGGTCTTGAGCAAGAAAGGAAAAAACTCGAGAAAGACAAGCAGGAAGCTTCCGTTGCTCTGCAACAAGATAGAATGAAGTTTGAGGAAGAAAGGAAGTCTGCTTTGCTGGCTCTGgaagaaggaaggagaaagcttGATGAGTACAAGTTGCAAGTTTCTCAGCAAGCAGTCGCGCATGTAAAGGGAGATGCTTCTGTTGACGAGAAGGATAAGGGGCAAGTTTCTCTTGTTGTGAGCTCTGTTCAAACTGCTGACACTCGCCTTGGGGTAATTCTTTCCTCTGAAATTTTTATATGTACTCTCCTAGCAAGTTGCTTTGATTGTGTGCATGGTATGGATCAGCTAGCTTCATGGTAGATATATCTTCCATTTTCATGTACTGTTTCCACTACGCTCTAGGAATCATACTTGATTATTGAGGCCTTTGAACTTCCTCATGATTGGATATTGCTCAGTTTAAGTTTGAAAAAGTGGCTAGTTAGGGTAATGTGATCGTAATAGTTTCATAGTTGCCATGTTTGAGGTTCTCATTTGATTTTGCTGTTGGCTTATTTAGGGGAggaaattctatgagaccaggtctcacggtttaGGTTGGTGTTTTGTTGCATTTGAGTTACTACTGATTGTCTTTTCCTGTTTCAGCTTGTGGAGAAACTTATCGACATCCCAAAGAGGACACAGGCAATGGGGAAAAGCATCTGCGAGAACTCTGAGATCGTGAAGAAGTTTATCCGTCCAAATGCATCGAAGATAAAGAAGGTTCTTAGTGCTGCAACGACCACAAGTATCATTACGGCGCTGCGAGTGGAAATCGGCCAACTGATTGGGCTCCCGTCGGGAGGCTCGAACGGAGACTCAAAGGTCCCTTTTGTGAAT includes:
- the LOC119343416 gene encoding uncharacterized protein LOC119343416; translated protein: MNHTIANGLEQERKKLEKDKQEASVALQQDRMKFEEERKSALLALEEGRRKLDEYKLQVSQQAVAHVKGDASVDEKDKGQVSLVVSSVQTADTRLGLVEKLIDIPKRTQAMGKSICENSEIVKKFIRPNASKIKKVLSAATTTSIITALRVEIGQLIGLPSGGSNGDSKVPFVNGTGNGASSTVAGAEAASTVAAAEAPSTVAAAEAPSTVAAAEAPSTVAAAEAPCTVAGAEAASTVAGAEAASTAAGGKAV